CTGTAAACCGCTGAAACCTAAACCCACGAAGACCGTTGTTGGCCCCGATACTTGCGCCTTGATAAAATTCAAAATCGTTGCCGATATTGAAATGCCCCTTGAACTTGGTGGCCAGCACCAAGCGCCCATCGGGGCTGATCTTATAGTTAAAGGATAGGCTCGGAACCACATAGCCGAACGACCTATCTGATTCGCTCACATTGGTTTTAAAACCACCGTTCAGTGAAAATGCCATGCCCATGGTGGGAAAAGCGTCGTTGTCGGTGTTCGAGTAACTATATTCTGCATCAAGTGCAAAAAATTCCTTCGAATTTTCCTGTTGGTTCTGTATAAAAAAAGTATTGATAAATCGGCCTTCAGTTTCTTCGACCTCAATTAATTCGTAACCAATGCCCAGCCTTATTTTGGAGCCTAAATGACCCCGCCAAACTAGTGCTGGGGCTATTTTGATAGTCTTAAGGCGTACTCTGTTAAAGTCTAGCCCCAGATCATCATCCAGATTATCCGTCTCATTTCCAAAACCAAAAAAATTGATTGCGAAATTGGGGCTTGTAAACTTTGTGGTAATTTCAAAGTTTATTTTTTCAAAAACATTCGCAAACTCACCGACATAGGACAGATCAAAACCGTTGGTTGCAAAATATACAGCTCCGTTAATCGTATGCTGCGAAGTGAAGGGATTCTGTCTAAAACCATTGTGGGTGTATATATCGGTAATGCCTATGCGAAAACCATCATCAGGGTTGAATCCCAGGGCCGGCAAAATCTGGTTATTGCTCGCCTTGATCTTGAGAAACTGATAGGTGTTCACATCATAATCATTGGTCTTGTGTATTTTGCCCCCAAAGGTCTCACCGTAGGTATTCTTTTTGTATTTATGGTCATAAACGTGTACAGCCCTTGATTTCTCGGCAATTTTGTACACATCATTGTTTTGGCCGCCAATCAGCCGCACTTTTATCTTTCCAGTGTTTCCTGACACCTCAAAGACATCATCATCATCAAGGCCGTACACCCACACCTCTTTGGTATATCGGGGGTCGTACACTTTATCAAAAAAAAGGTCTTTCAACTTTCCCTTTATTATCCTATAGGCCCTGACGCCCAATTTTCCATCGGATAAGGGGGTGATCATAAAATGGTCGTCTTTGTCGGTACCGGTCACCACACTGTATTTGTTCAGGATCTTATAGTATTCCTTGGCGGTTTGTGCCAAGTTCTTTTTCCGGGCCAACAATATGCGCTTCAATTTGTCAACGGTCTCATCGCGTACCTCCTCCGGAAATTCTTGAAAAGCCCTATCGACAACTGTTTCATCAATGTTTCTTTGGATGCATCTGGCCTGATCGATCCAATCGTCCATTGTGGTCTGCGAGAGCAGTGCCATGTCGAGCGCAAATGTCTTGGGTGATGAATTGAACCCCTTTACACTTCTTATTTCTTCATTAAAGCCCTCAAAAAGCTGCAATGATGGTATGGCCCTGGTACCAAAGGCCATCAATGCACCATCGCCCATAATCGAATAGGCCTGGTCTCGATCACGGGGTATGGGCCTGAAAATTTTGTTTCCCTGGCCATCTTCAACCTGGGCCCACCTCCATTGGTCGTTATGGCGGTCCCAATCGCCTATCAACATATCGAAAAGCCGTGCCCGCACATATAGTTCTTCATCCAACTTAAAGTCCTCGTCTTTTCTGAGCTTCTCCATAAAATCATCGGTACCCATGATTTTGTCGGCATGGCCCAGACTGGCCACTTCACCGTGCCCCTCTGAAAGGTGCTCTTCGATAATATAAAGTTCATCGCCAAAGGTATCATTGAAATCTTCCAATGCGGCCTGTTTGGGCACATAGTACAGTTTCGGGTTGGTATGGTAAATACCGACCGCATCAGACAAGGTGCCCACGGTAAGAGGCGCATAGGGGTGCGACCCGGTATAAAAATCGAGCAGAAGCGCTTCGGTATACGTATCTTCAAAATCGCCTACGATGTACCGATCCTTGAAGGCAATGGCCTGAAGGTATAGCTCGGCACTCTTTTTAAGGGCCCGCATTACAAATTGGCGACCGTCTTTATGCTCAAGGCGTAGTGATTTGGTTTGGTGGCCACCCCCCTTGCGTACCGGTTTCAATCCTCCGTAAAGGGTGTCCAATCGAACAGTGGGCGCTTTTACCCTGGTGGCATAGTATTTACGGTACCGCTCGCCCCAAAGTGTTTTAAAAAAGTTCGATTTATCGACCTCTTCTTCTGTATAGATGGAAGTTGACACATATTTAGGAAAGTCTTCATGGCCTTTGAATCGAACAGTCTTGCGTTCAGGGGGCAACACTTGGGTACTGAACAACAACGCTTCATTGTTGCCCTCGACACCATAAAATTCGACCCAAGAAGAGCCATCCCCAAAAACTTTCAAAATGGCATACCCTCTTTTTCCTGTAGAGAACCGGCTGCCGTTCAAAAGGCGTGCCGCTCCTTCTTTGGCCCCCGAACCACTTACAATTTGGGGGGTGTTCTCTTCAACAATGTACTGTAGGGTATGCTCATGGCCAGAGGCCAAAATCACGTTTTCTGAATACTGTGCCAAGGTCACCACACGTTTTTTGAGTTCATTGTAGCGTTTGTTCTGCATATCGGCAATCGAGGCCCCTGAGGTGCGCCGCAGTACATTGATCAAGGTGCCGAATCCCGGCAATGGGATCGTATGGCCTTTCGGATAAATGTGTTTTTCCAATGAATAATGGCCCCCATGCGGACCGTAAGAGAACATAGGATGGTGCATGGCGATCAGGGTGGTTCTGTCGCGGTTCTTTTTGATAAGGCTTTCGAGCTCTTCGAAAAATCGCTCTCGGTCTCTGATATCGCAATTGTCGTTGATGTCCGGCCTTTTGTTCCAATTGGTCAGATACCACTCGGTGTCGATGGTAATGACCAAAATGTCATCACCGATCTTGAAATGCTCCATGGCGCATCCGTTCTCAGGAAAAAACACTTCTTTGCTATCGAGTTTTTCCTCAATATAGTTCTCTTGGCGTTTGAGACCGATCAGTCCTTCGGTGTACCAATCATGGTTGCCGGGAATAAAAACAGGTTTTCCCTTATAGTTCTCGAGAGTGGCCAACTGGGCATCTAAATGGCTCTTGGCCTCTATGTAAGCCTGGGTCGAATCTTTTTTATCAGGAAGCCCCGCGGGGTAGATGTTATCGCCCAAAAAAATGGCGGTACTGTTCTTGGGGGCTTCAGACAATCGCGACCTAAATTTCTTGAGTACCGGATTCATGCCACCAATAGGGGATTTCCCTGCATCGCCTATCAAATAAAAAGTATGCGCCACCTTCTTGTCAGGTGTGGCCCGGATGGCCGACTGAGCATCTGAATACTGCACCTTTTTTGTGGCGCAAGCCGATAAAAACAGTACAGATAATACAATAAGGCAGTTTTTTTTCATAACTGAATTGTTCGGGGCAATTTTTGTAATTTGTCAACTCTTAGCAACCTATATGTCAAGCATAGTAGAAAAGACTGAAGCATTCGTAAGCGATTTATTGACCCACGAGCTTTCTGAAAAGTATCTCTACCACAACTTACGCCACACCCAGCGGGTAGTTAAAAATACGAAAGAATTGCTTGAACATTACGGGCTCAATGATTCGAAACAAGAGTTATTGCTTTTGGGTGCATGGTTGCACGATATCGGTTACACCAAGGGCCACACCAAGCATGAAGAAAAAAGCTGTGCCATTGCCGAGCGGTTTTTGACCGATCAACAATATGACAATGATAAGATTGCAGAAGTAAAAAAGCTCATCATGGCCACCGAACGCCACTATGAGCCCCAAACCCTCGAAGAAGAGATTATACGTGATGCAGATGCCTCGCACTTGGGCTCAAAAAGCTATCTAGAAACATCTGAACTGCTCAGGGAAGAACTTTTTCTTTTGGGCATTGCCACATACTCGCAAAGTGAGTGGTGTGAAGAAAACATCAAAATGTTCAGAACAGAACACCGTTTCTATACCGATTATGCCAAAGAGCACTGGCAACCCCGAAAAGACAAGAACCTTCGAAAACTCATCAAGGCCAAAAAGGAGGAAAAGAAAATCAGGAAAAAGGAGGCCTTAAAGGCAAAGTTCAAGAGCGAAAGCCCCGATAGGGGCATTCAAACACTCTATCGCGTCACGCTTAGAAACCACCTGACATTAAGCGATATCGCAGATACCAAGGCCAACATTCTTCTTTCGGTAAATGCCATTATTATCTCTCTGGCCTTGGCCAACCTCATACCCAAGCTCGACAACCCCTCAAACTCCTACTTGATCTACCCGACGGTGATTTTTATCTTGTTCAGCATCATTTCAATGGTACTTGCCGTATTGGCCACACGACCCAATGTTACCAGTGGTGAGTTTACCCAAGAGGATGTGAAAAACAAAAAGGTAAATCTGTTGTTTTTTGGCAATTTCCACAAGATGCCGCTTGCCGACTACGAATGGGCCATAAAAGAAATGTTGAACGACCGAAACTATATTTATTCATCGTTGACCAAAGACCTTTATTTTTTGGGGTTGGTGCTAAACAGAAAATACAAACTGCTACGGTGGACCTACACCATTTTTATGGTGGGCATGATTATCTCAGTCATTGCTTTCGCCATTGCATTTAAATACTTCGGCCCTGAACGATTGCCTCTCTAAAGGTCTTATACATTACGATTTCAGTTCTTCCATCAAGTCGTTGTACGTATAGGTCGTTTCTGAGGCGGTATCTTTCTTGTAAAGAATCTCGGCACGGATTGCCTTGAGCCCAGCAACTCCCTGTAGGCCTTCCAATTCCACTATCTCGATATTGTTCGTGAAATAGCCCTTGGCCTTGAGAAACTTGATGTACCTGAGATATTCGAGCTCATCTTTCTTCTGTGAGTACACAATGGCAAGTTTGCCCTTTTGGGTCAACCGTTCGTTGGTGCCCTTTATATATGATTTATCTATTCGTTTCTTGATTATTTCGTACCGTGCATTATAGGTGCCATCTACATCGAAGCGTTTTTCATCCATCCTGAATCGAATGGAAAGCGAGGTACTGTACACCAAAATCAAAGAGGCCACGTCTAATTTAATGGGCAATTTGGGCTTTAGCTCGTAATACCGGTTCTCCATATCGCACATAACCTGCAACTGCCACAATCTTAGATTGTTAAGGTACAACTGGTTAAAGGTGAGGTCTTTCGCTATAGAGCTGCCGATGTACATATTATGCTCTACCCCATCGGTTTTGTATCTTTCAAAATAATGGGGAAACATTTTTTGTGCCTCTAATTGTTTTTTATCTAGAAGAGCCGCCAATTGCATATTGGCCTCCATCACACTTTCGTCGTAGTTTCGACGATGATCGTAATATGACTCGGTGCCCATATCGATTTTGCTCTCGTAGGCAGTGATCAAGTTGTTCAACTCTTTGTCTTCATCTTTCAAATGCCTTAATACAGGATTCACCTCATCGTTCACAAAATCGAAGACCGCTTGCTCCGTATTGGTGTGCAGTGCTTCCCGAACCTCATCAAGATGGTTGTTGACCCTAAAAATCAACTCGTCGTATATGGGCAAGTTCGTTTTTTCAAAGGCCTTCTTCAATATGGCATTGATCTCAGATAGCTGGATCATCAAATCTCTTTGAATGGCCTTGTTGCGTTCTTTTGAAGAATCTTTGATGTCGATTTGCCCATAGAGCGGATATACCTCTTTAAAGACAATCTCTTGAAATTCGGGTTGTTTGCCCTGTAGCTGATTGACCATAAAACGTTTGGCCTCTTCTTGAAATTTCCAATATACCGAAGAATGCACAGTAGTGCATTCGTGCTGAATAATGGCATCTATCAAATTCTGCTCTTCTTCTATAGAGCGAAGCACCGCCGATACAATAAAGGGCATTACATCGGCCAATTTATTGGCGTTGACACTGTTGAGCTCATTCACCTTTGAGGATACGATCTCGAGCACGCCCAACAATTGGCCATCGTCTGCAATGGGTGCTAGAATAGCACTTTTAAGCCCTTGCTCCTTGAGGTTCTTGTAAGGTTGCATTCCTTTTGACTTCTCAAAAGATGCATCAATATTCGGGATAGCGAAAAAAGCACTTTCATTCAAGAGTTTTCCATAACAATAGCTGCAAGATAGGATATCCTTTGCCCCTTGTTCTTCGCCCTTTAGAATAAAGCTTTCAATGCCTTTTCCGTGAATTTTTAGAAATCGGTTGGCTCCTTGGTCGTACCCTGTAAACCCGACCTTTATGTTGTTAAGACTAAAAAGCGATCTGAAGGTATCTTGAAAATTATCCATGAACACCCCACTGCCACGCTTGTTGCCCCCAATCAGTGTCGATTTGATCTCTGAAATGGAATGTTCTGCGGTAACATCGAACATATTGCAGATCACGAAACCTTTTGAAATGAAGCTATTTGGCGGAATCTTCTCTTTCCACAGCTCTAGGTTGTCAAAGTTCGCCAGCAGTTCATCGAAATCTTTTTGGGTCAGTTCCTTGGCCTTGTCTGTAGGTTCCAACTCCATGAAATCGGCATTGTACAGAATTCGATAGTGGCGCATGACCCCTTCAGCATCGGGAATATCAAAAAAGATGGGGCGCTTAAAATCTACTTTGTAACCGTAGTAGAAGGCTAAAATCACCGTGCACTGCATGATATAGTGCATATGTTCCGGTAGATTTCCTATCTGCAATTCATAATCATCCCCGGCCTCTTCAAGAATTTTCTGAAAACGCTTTGATGAGTTGAACACCAGATTGGCAAAGGGAATGGAGGCAGCCTTTATTTCGTTATGGGTCAAGACTGGCGAAAAGGTGTCGGCCAAGATTATCTTTATGACATCCTTTCGCTTCTCTAAAATACTGAGGTCGGTAAACCCTTCTCTGAGTTCTGGATATGGGGCCTGGGCTTCAAGCACATGTTTGGCCCTTTCGGCAAGAAACTTGTCCTTGCTTTTCAGTTGCTCATCATAATGCTCCAACAATTTGTTGAAACTGACCAATTGAACCAAGGGAGCTTCTCCTTCGTAACACTTTTCCATACCCTATTTGTCTCGGTTGAGCCTATAAAATTACAAAATCTGGGGGCAAAGTTTTATTCAGTGATTTTTTACGGGTCTTGTGCTTTTTTTGGATATTTAAGGAAATAAACTTTCATGTCTTCCAACTCACGACTTAACCGTGCCTATGAAAAGGCCAAGGTCATCGCTTTTGACGATGAATCAAAATTTATTTTTTTCAGTGATTGCCACAGGGGAGACAACAGTTTTGCAGATGACTTTGCCAACAACCGTAACATCTATTTTCATGCCCTGAACCACTATTACAGGGAAGGGTTTCATTATTGCGAGCTGGGCGATGGCGATGAGCTATGGGAGAACCTTCACTTTGAATCTATTTTTGAAGCCCATAAGAATGTCTTTCAACTTCTTCGGCAATTTCACCTAGAGAACCGCCTGCACATGGTGTGGGGAAACCATGATATGGTGTACCAAGACCCTAAATATGTTGAAAAACACCTTTATCACTACTTTGAACCCATAGAAGGAAAAGACAAAGAACTTTTTGAGAATATCCAATACCATGAGGCCCTGTTGTTGCAACATACCGAAACAGGTCAGGAAATTTTCTGTGCCCATGGCCACCAAGCCGATTGGTGGAACTATGTCTGTTGGCGCATCGGGCGTTTTTTGGTGCGAGTACTTTGGAAACCCCTTCAGGTATGGGGCATTGCCGATCCCACGAGTCCTGCAAAAAACTACAAAGAGCTCATTCGCATTGAAAAGCGTATCAAACGCTGGATACTGAACCATAATCTAAAACTGACCATTGTCGGGCATACGCACAGACCGCGGTTTCCTGAGCCAGGCGAGATTCCCTTTTTCAATGATGGCAGTTGTGTACACCCCCGAAGCATCACCGGCATCGAAATTGAAAACGGAAAAATTTCACTGATCAAATGGCATATTGCCACCAAACCCGATGGCACCCTGCAAATAATCAGGGTTATGCTGGAAGGGCCTGAAAACCTATCAGATTACCAGAAAGCCAAGCGTTGATCACGCCCTTTTTGCCAAGGTCTTAACGGTATCGACAAACCTGTCGAGCTCTTCGGTGGTTGTGTACACATTGGGGGTTATGCGGCACCCGTGAACATTGGCATAGTCGATAGCCACAGTATAAATGCCAAACTCGTCGAACAAGGCCTTCGCCATATCTGACGGTTTCATGTTTACAATGCCCACATTTGCAATACCGCAACTGCGGTGCTCATCTTCAGGCGTGTTTACCACAACATTTTCGACATCACGCAATTGGTCGCTCCAATAACGTTGTAGATAGCGCATTCTCTTTTCTTTACGTCCAAGTCCGATCATTTCAAGATAATCAATGGCGTTGTCGATGGCCAGATCGGTATGCACGGGGTGGGTGCCCGTATGGTTCAGCCTCAAAATATCGTGGGGCTCTTTGTTGTGCTCTGCCAACAGCGGCCAAATATTCGGTATTTTATCTTTGGCCACGTACAAAATTCCGGCCCCCAACGGGGTACTCAACCACTTGTGCAAGCTGGATCCATAGTAATCGCAGTTCAAGGAGGAGATGTCTACATGTATATGTCCTACGGTATGCGCGCCATCGACCATTACCTCTACGCCCTGTTCATGGGCCATATCACAAATCTTTCGAATTGGGAGGATTTGCCCCGTAATGTTGATCATATGGCAGGCCATCAACAGCTTGGATTTTGGTGTAATTTGGGCCTTATAAAGTGAAACGATTTCCTCATCGGAAACGGGATGGTTCGGCACCGAAACCTTTTTGCAGATAATTCCATAGCGGTCTCGCATCAGAAAAAAGTGGTCACGCATGGCTCCATAATCCTGCAGGGCGAAAATGGCCTCGTCACCCTCTTTCCAGGGATAACCGCCAATGACCATATCAAGCGATTCCGTAGTGTTTCTGGTTATGATCAATTCATCAGCTGCGCACCCGACCAATTTTGCCAACCGTCCACCTATCCTGTTCTTATTGTCCCACTGTACCGTACGCATATAGTACGAGCCTTCATAGTTCACCTTCTTGACATGTTCTATGAATTTGTTCAGCGTAGGAATCGGAACAAAATTGTAATACCCATTCTCTAGATTGATGTATTCGGGTTTCAGGGCATAATCTTTTCTGATCCGTTGCCAGAAACCTTCGTCATCGTCTATAGGGTACGGGATATCTTCCACAGATGATTGTGCCATGGCGTCCCACGACAAAAAGGGCGATATGGCCGCCGCTTGGCCCAAACGTTTCAAAAAATCCCTTTTGTGCATCCCTCAAAATTTAGTGTTTCCATCCATTGAAAGATAGTCAAAAGAGCACTAAAATGCTTAATTTTCGGTACATGAATATCAGTGCGACCTTTGTTTTGAAAGAACTGCAATCCATAGTACAACAAATACCCGTTGACCATAATTTCTTCTCGCACGTCATCCTTTTAGGTGTGGTTCAAGGGCTGTTCTTGAGTGGCATGACATTATTGCGATTTCACAAAAATACCGCCCTTAATTTCTTGGGATGGTCACTTTTATGCCAGTCTTTGGTTTTTTTTGACGTCTACCTGTGCTATACCGGGCTCATGAAATATGCACTGCATTTCAACGACTCAACGGAGCCCCTTGTATTGTTGATTGCCCCCACTTTTTATCTGTTCGTGCATATATTGATCAAACGCGAGCCTTTTAACTTAAAAAAACATTGGTGGCATTTTGTACTTCCACTGTTTTACATCATAACTCAGATTCCCTATTACAATGCACCCTTGGCAGTAAAACTGAATGCCTACCTCGGGGCCTATCACTCAGAAATTGAATATGTTCCGGTACCTGAATCGTTCGACTATTCCTATCATTGGATAAAAAACCATTTTGACCAATTGGTGCTCGCAAGCCTCTTTTTCTACTCGATTCTGGCACTGCGATTGGTCTGGCAAGAGTTTAAAAGGAGGAAGGTAGTTCCCCACATGGCCAAGGTAAAAAAGTATCTGTTCAGCAGAAATTCGGCATTAATATCATTGCTGTTCTTTATTTGCTTGTTTTTTGTTTTCTATTCGTATGATGATGATAGCGGCGACCACCTATTGGGCATATTGTTCACAATCATCATTTTTGTCACATCAGCGGCAATTACACTAGAGTCGAGGGTTTTTGAAAAATCATGGGCGGCAGACAAATACGAGACCTATACTTCTAGCCACTTATCCATTTCAGATATTGAAGAATACATCGCCAAGGAAAAGTACCATTTGGAACAAGATGCTTCGTTAAAGGGCCTTGCCAAAGAATTAAATGTTAGCCCCAATCTGGTGTCAAAGGTAATCAATGCAAATACTGACAGTAATTTTAATGACTATTTGAACAAGAAACGAATTGAGGAGGCCAAAGAAAAGTTCAAGAGCGGAGATTATCGACACCTTACCATCGAAGCTGTCGGTTCTTCGGTAGGTTTTCGTTCAAAATCAGCATTTTATACCGCTTTTAAAAAACATACCGGTCTTTCCCCGGCAGGTTATATAAAGGCCAAAACTTCTCCATAATTACAATTCTGAACTTCTTGGGGTCTAAATAATACGTCCCTTGAAGAAAAAGATTCCACCTTTGACACAAACATCAAAGTCATGGAGAAAAAAATACGTCGGTACGATTTGGATTGGTTGCGGGTCATCGTCTTTGGCCTACTTATTTTCTATCACGTAGGCATGTTTTTTGTGCCCTGGGGATGGCATATCAAGAACAATGTCATTTACGAATGGCTCCGTTGGCCAATGCTCTTTCTGAACCAATGGCGCTTGCCCATTCTTTTTGTGATTTCTGGTATGGGCACCTACTATGCATTATCGCACCGAAACTTACGACAGTTTAGTTGGGAGCGTGCAAAACGTTTGGGCATTCCCTTGTTTGTGGGCATGCTCTTGATTGTGCCTCCCCAAGTCTATATTGAGCGTTTGGCACATGGGCAGTTTCAAGGCTCATATCTGGATTATTTGACCACCGTTGCTTTTAATGGTGTGTACCCTGAAGGAAACATAAGTTGGCACCACCTTTGGTTTTTGCCCTATTTGTTGCTTTTCTCTTTGGTTTTGGGGCCTCTCTTCATATATCTAAGGAGAAATACTACCCGCTTGGGGGCATGGGTGAAAAAGATGCTGCAAAAACCGTTTGGTGCTTACGTTTTTGTACTGCCCCTGTTTCTTGTCGAGGCCTTTGTAGAGCCCTTTTTTCCCGTGACCCATGCCTTGATCGGTGATTGGTTCACCATCAGTTTCAACATTTTATTCTTTTTCTATGGCTTTCTGTTGGTCTCCGCCGGAAAAATATTTTGGGAAACGCTTCCCAAGATAAAAAACAGGGCGTTGGCCATTGGCATGGTGGCCTTCTCGGCACTTCTTATCATTTGGCTATTTTTTGAAGACAGTATCGTCGTTCATTTTACCGAAGCCTTTATAAAAGTTGTCAATATCTGGTCATGGATTTTGGTGCTCTTTGCTTATTCGGCGAAATATTTGAACAGGCCCAGCAAAAGGCTGTCATACGCTAATCGTTCCGTATATCCGTTTTACATTTTGCACCAGACCGTGACCATCGTGATTGCTTATTTTTTGATGGATTTGGAATGGGGACTGTTTCCTAAAGCAATTTTATTGATTGTTGGAACGTTCGGAATCAGTTGGCTGATCTACGATTTCATCATTCTCAGGATTCGATTATTGCACCCTCTCTTCGGGCTAAAAGGGGAAAAAACCAGCAAAAGGACCATTCATCGATTTA
This portion of the Flagellimonas lutaonensis genome encodes:
- a CDS encoding metallophosphoesterase; protein product: MKKNCLIVLSVLFLSACATKKVQYSDAQSAIRATPDKKVAHTFYLIGDAGKSPIGGMNPVLKKFRSRLSEAPKNSTAIFLGDNIYPAGLPDKKDSTQAYIEAKSHLDAQLATLENYKGKPVFIPGNHDWYTEGLIGLKRQENYIEEKLDSKEVFFPENGCAMEHFKIGDDILVITIDTEWYLTNWNKRPDINDNCDIRDRERFFEELESLIKKNRDRTTLIAMHHPMFSYGPHGGHYSLEKHIYPKGHTIPLPGFGTLINVLRRTSGASIADMQNKRYNELKKRVVTLAQYSENVILASGHEHTLQYIVEENTPQIVSGSGAKEGAARLLNGSRFSTGKRGYAILKVFGDGSSWVEFYGVEGNNEALLFSTQVLPPERKTVRFKGHEDFPKYVSTSIYTEEEVDKSNFFKTLWGERYRKYYATRVKAPTVRLDTLYGGLKPVRKGGGHQTKSLRLEHKDGRQFVMRALKKSAELYLQAIAFKDRYIVGDFEDTYTEALLLDFYTGSHPYAPLTVGTLSDAVGIYHTNPKLYYVPKQAALEDFNDTFGDELYIIEEHLSEGHGEVASLGHADKIMGTDDFMEKLRKDEDFKLDEELYVRARLFDMLIGDWDRHNDQWRWAQVEDGQGNKIFRPIPRDRDQAYSIMGDGALMAFGTRAIPSLQLFEGFNEEIRSVKGFNSSPKTFALDMALLSQTTMDDWIDQARCIQRNIDETVVDRAFQEFPEEVRDETVDKLKRILLARKKNLAQTAKEYYKILNKYSVVTGTDKDDHFMITPLSDGKLGVRAYRIIKGKLKDLFFDKVYDPRYTKEVWVYGLDDDDVFEVSGNTGKIKVRLIGGQNNDVYKIAEKSRAVHVYDHKYKKNTYGETFGGKIHKTNDYDVNTYQFLKIKASNNQILPALGFNPDDGFRIGITDIYTHNGFRQNPFTSQHTINGAVYFATNGFDLSYVGEFANVFEKINFEITTKFTSPNFAINFFGFGNETDNLDDDLGLDFNRVRLKTIKIAPALVWRGHLGSKIRLGIGYELIEVEETEGRFINTFFIQNQQENSKEFFALDAEYSYSNTDNDAFPTMGMAFSLNGGFKTNVSESDRSFGYVVPSLSFNYKISPDGRLVLATKFKGHFNIGNDFEFYQGASIGANNGLRGFRFQRFTGKTAYFQNTDIRYSFRKQRTGLLPVTPGIYGGFDYGRVWLPDDSSTKWHNSFGGGFFVNGADVLSANIGLFNSSDGLRFSFGLGFGF
- a CDS encoding Pycsar system effector family protein, with amino-acid sequence MSSIVEKTEAFVSDLLTHELSEKYLYHNLRHTQRVVKNTKELLEHYGLNDSKQELLLLGAWLHDIGYTKGHTKHEEKSCAIAERFLTDQQYDNDKIAEVKKLIMATERHYEPQTLEEEIIRDADASHLGSKSYLETSELLREELFLLGIATYSQSEWCEENIKMFRTEHRFYTDYAKEHWQPRKDKNLRKLIKAKKEEKKIRKKEALKAKFKSESPDRGIQTLYRVTLRNHLTLSDIADTKANILLSVNAIIISLALANLIPKLDNPSNSYLIYPTVIFILFSIISMVLAVLATRPNVTSGEFTQEDVKNKKVNLLFFGNFHKMPLADYEWAIKEMLNDRNYIYSSLTKDLYFLGLVLNRKYKLLRWTYTIFMVGMIISVIAFAIAFKYFGPERLPL
- a CDS encoding metallophosphoesterase, which codes for MSSNSRLNRAYEKAKVIAFDDESKFIFFSDCHRGDNSFADDFANNRNIYFHALNHYYREGFHYCELGDGDELWENLHFESIFEAHKNVFQLLRQFHLENRLHMVWGNHDMVYQDPKYVEKHLYHYFEPIEGKDKELFENIQYHEALLLQHTETGQEIFCAHGHQADWWNYVCWRIGRFLVRVLWKPLQVWGIADPTSPAKNYKELIRIEKRIKRWILNHNLKLTIVGHTHRPRFPEPGEIPFFNDGSCVHPRSITGIEIENGKISLIKWHIATKPDGTLQIIRVMLEGPENLSDYQKAKR
- a CDS encoding aminotransferase class V-fold PLP-dependent enzyme; the encoded protein is MHKRDFLKRLGQAAAISPFLSWDAMAQSSVEDIPYPIDDDEGFWQRIRKDYALKPEYINLENGYYNFVPIPTLNKFIEHVKKVNYEGSYYMRTVQWDNKNRIGGRLAKLVGCAADELIITRNTTESLDMVIGGYPWKEGDEAIFALQDYGAMRDHFFLMRDRYGIICKKVSVPNHPVSDEEIVSLYKAQITPKSKLLMACHMINITGQILPIRKICDMAHEQGVEVMVDGAHTVGHIHVDISSLNCDYYGSSLHKWLSTPLGAGILYVAKDKIPNIWPLLAEHNKEPHDILRLNHTGTHPVHTDLAIDNAIDYLEMIGLGRKEKRMRYLQRYWSDQLRDVENVVVNTPEDEHRSCGIANVGIVNMKPSDMAKALFDEFGIYTVAIDYANVHGCRITPNVYTTTEELDRFVDTVKTLAKRA
- a CDS encoding helix-turn-helix domain-containing protein, with protein sequence MNISATFVLKELQSIVQQIPVDHNFFSHVILLGVVQGLFLSGMTLLRFHKNTALNFLGWSLLCQSLVFFDVYLCYTGLMKYALHFNDSTEPLVLLIAPTFYLFVHILIKREPFNLKKHWWHFVLPLFYIITQIPYYNAPLAVKLNAYLGAYHSEIEYVPVPESFDYSYHWIKNHFDQLVLASLFFYSILALRLVWQEFKRRKVVPHMAKVKKYLFSRNSALISLLFFICLFFVFYSYDDDSGDHLLGILFTIIIFVTSAAITLESRVFEKSWAADKYETYTSSHLSISDIEEYIAKEKYHLEQDASLKGLAKELNVSPNLVSKVINANTDSNFNDYLNKKRIEEAKEKFKSGDYRHLTIEAVGSSVGFRSKSAFYTAFKKHTGLSPAGYIKAKTSP
- a CDS encoding acyltransferase family protein: MEKKIRRYDLDWLRVIVFGLLIFYHVGMFFVPWGWHIKNNVIYEWLRWPMLFLNQWRLPILFVISGMGTYYALSHRNLRQFSWERAKRLGIPLFVGMLLIVPPQVYIERLAHGQFQGSYLDYLTTVAFNGVYPEGNISWHHLWFLPYLLLFSLVLGPLFIYLRRNTTRLGAWVKKMLQKPFGAYVFVLPLFLVEAFVEPFFPVTHALIGDWFTISFNILFFFYGFLLVSAGKIFWETLPKIKNRALAIGMVAFSALLIIWLFFEDSIVVHFTEAFIKVVNIWSWILVLFAYSAKYLNRPSKRLSYANRSVYPFYILHQTVTIVIAYFLMDLEWGLFPKAILLIVGTFGISWLIYDFIILRIRLLHPLFGLKGEKTSKRTIHRFKNIFNSLLP